Proteins encoded within one genomic window of Nonomuraea gerenzanensis:
- a CDS encoding ABC transporter substrate-binding protein gives MLLLAGCGAQVEGGTAAAARTVTVKRCGQDIAYTTPRRAVVYEGGSADKLFALGLTEHVHGYVMPPANPPVTESPWASEYAKVTFLSDDLLNRELVVDAKADFVVAGWRSGFSDQRGITPAILDGLKIQSFMHTESCFNYPGYPERVTPFEALYTDLERLGKIFGVEDRARTLIDGYRKRVEAVRAQAPQGDPVPVFLYDSGTDKPFTAGSQVPPNDIIRFAGGRNVFGELDARWGEVTWEAVVEAEPEVIIILDYGDKPAAEKIKFLKEFPTTSKLPAVVEDRFYVMDYNEGISGPRNIDGLEGFGAYLRELGT, from the coding sequence ATGCTCCTGCTCGCCGGCTGCGGCGCGCAGGTGGAGGGCGGCACCGCCGCCGCCGCGCGTACGGTGACGGTCAAGCGATGCGGACAGGACATCGCCTACACCACGCCGCGGCGCGCGGTCGTCTACGAGGGCGGCAGCGCGGACAAGCTGTTCGCCCTCGGGCTCACCGAGCACGTCCACGGCTACGTCATGCCGCCGGCCAACCCGCCGGTCACGGAGTCGCCCTGGGCGAGCGAGTACGCCAAGGTCACGTTCCTCAGCGACGACCTGCTCAACCGGGAGCTGGTCGTGGACGCCAAGGCCGACTTCGTCGTCGCCGGCTGGCGCTCAGGCTTCAGCGACCAGCGCGGCATCACCCCGGCCATCCTCGACGGCCTGAAGATCCAGAGCTTCATGCACACCGAGTCGTGCTTCAACTATCCCGGCTACCCCGAGCGCGTCACCCCGTTCGAAGCCCTCTACACCGACCTCGAACGCCTCGGCAAGATCTTCGGCGTCGAGGACAGGGCACGGACCTTGATCGACGGCTACCGCAAGCGCGTCGAGGCGGTCCGCGCGCAGGCACCCCAGGGGGATCCTGTGCCGGTCTTCCTGTACGACTCCGGCACCGACAAGCCGTTCACCGCCGGGAGCCAGGTGCCGCCGAACGACATCATCCGGTTCGCCGGCGGGCGGAACGTGTTCGGTGAGCTGGACGCGCGGTGGGGGGAGGTCACCTGGGAGGCCGTGGTGGAGGCCGAGCCGGAGGTGATCATCATCCTGGACTACGGGGACAAGCCCGCGGCCGAGAAGATCAAGTTCTTGAAGGAGTTCCCCACGACCAGCAAGCTGCCTGCTGTGGTCGAGGATCGGTTCTACGTGATGGATTACAACGAGGGGATCAGCGGGCCGCGCAACATCGACGGGCTGGAGGGGTTCGGGGCTTATCTGCGGGAGCTGGGGACGTGA
- a CDS encoding RNA polymerase sigma-70 factor, whose amino-acid sequence MLGTADETGAAAYRPLLFSIAYGMTGSVGDAEDIVQDAFLGLTRARQAGTAIADQKAYLATAVTRLGIDHLRSARVRRETYVGDWLPEPVVVPAGAPGPAEHAELADSLSMAFLVLLESLTPVERAVFMLREVFGYDYQDVARITGKTEVNCRQIFARARQRVAAGGRAPGSPPPPARRARGEELARRFFDAAAGGDMDALLSMLAPDAVLHGDGGGKAQAIARPATDAHHVARLLVAGLRRVAKLGVSYRPAWVNGRPGAVMYDAEGRVASVVGLDVVDGVVQAVHSVANPDKLGHLGPVSDVGRLPES is encoded by the coding sequence ATGCTCGGGACGGCGGATGAGACGGGGGCGGCCGCGTACCGGCCACTGCTGTTCTCGATCGCGTACGGGATGACGGGGTCCGTGGGCGACGCCGAGGACATCGTGCAGGACGCCTTCCTCGGCCTGACCAGAGCCCGCCAGGCGGGGACGGCGATCGCCGACCAGAAGGCGTACCTGGCGACGGCGGTCACGAGGCTGGGCATCGACCATCTGCGATCGGCGCGGGTGCGGAGGGAGACGTACGTGGGTGACTGGCTGCCCGAGCCGGTCGTCGTGCCCGCCGGCGCGCCGGGGCCGGCCGAGCACGCCGAACTGGCCGACTCGCTGTCGATGGCGTTCCTCGTGCTGCTGGAGTCGCTGACGCCGGTGGAGCGGGCGGTGTTCATGCTGCGCGAGGTGTTCGGCTACGACTACCAGGACGTGGCGCGGATCACCGGCAAGACCGAGGTGAACTGCCGTCAGATCTTCGCCCGGGCCCGGCAACGCGTCGCCGCCGGCGGGCGGGCGCCCGGAAGCCCGCCGCCTCCCGCGCGGCGGGCGCGGGGCGAGGAACTGGCCCGCAGGTTCTTCGACGCCGCCGCGGGCGGCGACATGGACGCGCTGCTCAGCATGCTCGCGCCGGACGCGGTGCTGCACGGGGACGGCGGCGGCAAGGCGCAGGCGATCGCGCGACCGGCCACCGACGCGCACCACGTCGCACGGCTGCTCGTCGCCGGGCTGCGCCGGGTCGCGAAGCTCGGCGTCTCCTACCGGCCGGCCTGGGTCAACGGGCGGCCGGGCGCCGTCATGTACGACGCGGAGGGGCGGGTGGCCAGCGTGGTCGGGCTCGACGTCGTCGATGGGGTGGTCCAGGCGGTCCACTCGGTGGCCAACCCGGACAAGCTCGGCCAT
- a CDS encoding MFS transporter — protein sequence MSRGAPASARSRSILRDGSFVRLWCGTTASGLATWALPFVLGLAVLDRSLSAAGLGVVLAARTVGFLVAVPISGVLADRYSRRGVVLWAGLAAAVATPAIAAGLATSAVAAGHAASGVAAGLSAPDVAVGEGGSVLLMAVAAAVVGAGQGACRPAFQALTAEVVDDGRRRQANAAITFAVRVTTLIAPAGTALLAVVLDTWMLLVGTGLLWLLAALLPPRGLPAPSGPPAPVPAPGPAPAPGPALAPAPERIRLLEEFGEGIREARRHPWFLAGLAALAAVIFTGYSATGVALPLISRDRYGTEAILAAALTAYTLGALAGAVLVARWNPRAQGWTALAGLALYGFAPLSLLLPAHPAAVFAAYAVAGLGIELFNVPWFTATQREVEPRLLARVSSLDFLVSYGLAPVGLAFLAPAMDAFGPQPVLAGCALVCFLAPAAAALVPTTRGFTRRAAGRP from the coding sequence GTGAGCCGAGGCGCTCCGGCCTCGGCCCGGTCGCGGTCGATCCTGCGTGACGGGAGCTTCGTCCGGTTGTGGTGCGGCACCACCGCCTCGGGGCTGGCCACCTGGGCGCTGCCCTTCGTGCTGGGGCTGGCCGTTCTCGACCGGTCCCTCAGCGCGGCCGGGCTGGGCGTCGTGCTGGCCGCTCGCACCGTCGGCTTCCTCGTCGCGGTGCCGATCAGCGGGGTGCTCGCCGATCGGTACTCGCGGCGGGGCGTGGTGCTCTGGGCGGGCCTGGCCGCCGCCGTCGCCACCCCGGCCATCGCGGCCGGGCTCGCCACCTCGGCCGTCGCAGCCGGGCACGCTGCCTCGGGCGTCGCGGCCGGGCTCTCCGCTCCGGACGTCGCGGTGGGGGAGGGCGGCTCCGTCCTGCTCATGGCGGTGGCGGCGGCCGTCGTCGGGGCCGGTCAGGGGGCGTGCCGGCCCGCGTTCCAGGCGCTCACGGCCGAGGTGGTCGATGACGGGCGGCGGCGGCAGGCCAACGCCGCCATCACCTTCGCCGTACGCGTCACCACGCTGATCGCGCCGGCGGGCACGGCGCTGCTGGCGGTCGTCCTGGACACCTGGATGCTGCTGGTCGGCACGGGCCTCCTGTGGCTGCTCGCCGCCCTCCTCCCACCCCGAGGACTCCCGGCCCCCAGCGGCCCTCCGGCACCCGTGCCCGCACCCGGACCGGCGCCCGCGCCCGGACCGGCGCTCGCTCCCGCGCCCGAGCGGATCAGGCTCCTGGAGGAGTTCGGCGAGGGCATCCGAGAGGCCCGCCGGCACCCGTGGTTCCTGGCCGGCCTGGCAGCCCTCGCCGCCGTCATCTTCACCGGCTACTCGGCCACCGGCGTAGCACTCCCGCTGATCAGCCGCGACCGCTACGGCACCGAGGCGATCCTGGCCGCCGCACTCACCGCCTACACCCTCGGCGCGCTGGCCGGCGCGGTGCTCGTGGCCCGCTGGAACCCCCGCGCCCAGGGCTGGACCGCCCTGGCGGGCCTGGCCCTGTACGGCTTCGCCCCCCTCAGCCTCCTCCTCCCCGCACACCCGGCCGCCGTGTTCGCCGCCTACGCGGTGGCGGGGCTGGGCATCGAGCTGTTCAACGTCCCCTGGTTCACCGCCACCCAGCGCGAGGTGGAGCCGCGCCTGCTCGCCCGCGTCTCCTCACTCGACTTCCTCGTCTCCTACGGCCTGGCCCCCGTCGGCCTCGCCTTCCTCGCCCCGGCCATGGACGCCTTCGGCCCGCAACCGGTCCTGGCCGGATGCGCCCTGGTGTGCTTCCTCGCCCCGGCCGCCGCGGCCCTGGTGCCCACCACCCGCGGCTTCACCCGCCGCGCGGCCGGCAGGCCCTGA
- a CDS encoding ABC transporter ATP-binding protein: MARLLLDELSVSIGGAPIVEELTLAVEPGQVVGLVGPNGSGKTTALRCVYRALRPAGGAVRIDGQDLAAMPLRDSARLVAALTQEGRADLDFTVEEVVGLGRAPHLRGNQPLSARERELCRQAMARMEVLHLAGRGVLSLSGGERQRVLVARALVQEPRVLVLDEPTNHLDLHHQIRLLSMLRHAGPGVLVTLHDLNLAASACDRLAVLSHGALVACGPPADVLTSRLLREVFGVEASVVPHPLTGVPQVLYDLGTATTMEGNPA; this comes from the coding sequence ATGGCTCGCTTGCTGCTGGACGAGCTGTCGGTGTCCATCGGCGGCGCCCCGATCGTCGAGGAGCTGACGCTGGCCGTCGAGCCGGGCCAGGTGGTGGGGCTGGTCGGGCCCAACGGCTCGGGCAAGACGACGGCCCTGCGGTGCGTGTACCGGGCGTTGCGGCCGGCGGGCGGCGCCGTCCGGATCGACGGGCAGGATCTGGCGGCGATGCCGCTGCGTGACAGCGCCCGCCTGGTCGCCGCCCTCACCCAGGAGGGGCGCGCGGACCTCGACTTCACGGTCGAGGAGGTCGTCGGCCTCGGCCGCGCCCCGCACCTGCGCGGCAACCAGCCGCTCAGCGCCCGCGAACGCGAGCTGTGCCGCCAGGCGATGGCCCGGATGGAGGTGCTGCACCTGGCCGGGCGCGGCGTGCTGTCGCTGTCCGGGGGAGAGCGCCAGCGGGTCCTGGTGGCCAGGGCGCTCGTGCAGGAGCCGCGGGTGCTGGTGCTCGACGAGCCGACCAACCACCTCGACCTGCACCACCAGATCCGGCTGCTGTCGATGCTCAGGCACGCGGGGCCGGGCGTGCTCGTCACCCTGCACGACCTCAACCTCGCCGCCTCCGCCTGCGACCGGCTCGCCGTGCTCTCCCACGGAGCCCTCGTCGCCTGCGGCCCGCCCGCCGACGTCCTGACCTCCCGGCTGCTGCGCGAGGTGTTCGGCGTCGAGGCCAGCGTCGTCCCCCATCCCCTCACCGGAGTCCCCCAGGTGCTCTACGACCTGGGCACCGCCACGACCATGGAAGGAAATCCCGCGTGA
- a CDS encoding SDR family NAD(P)-dependent oxidoreductase — translation MTNKEQTSVLITGGNKGLGLEAARRLGALGWTVFLGSRDEGRGREAAAKLAAEGSAVVMVPLDVTSDESVAGAVRLVREHTDCLDVLINNAGAPGRGTPPAQATAEEIHAVYDTNVYGPIRVTNAFLPLLQAAENPRVVMVSSAVGAFSVVTDPRQAASQFHELAYTSSKTALNMVTLRYAQALPDIKFNLATPGEVANRKFAATDMNNHTGELTVTEGTDSIVRLATLGPDGPTGLFVDRLGPIAW, via the coding sequence ATGACGAACAAGGAACAGACCTCGGTGCTGATCACCGGAGGCAACAAGGGGCTCGGTCTCGAAGCGGCCAGGCGGCTCGGCGCGCTCGGCTGGACGGTCTTCCTCGGCTCGCGCGACGAGGGCCGCGGGCGGGAGGCCGCCGCCAAGCTCGCCGCGGAGGGCTCCGCGGTGGTCATGGTGCCGCTGGACGTGACCTCGGACGAGTCGGTGGCCGGCGCGGTACGGCTCGTCCGCGAGCACACCGACTGCCTGGACGTGCTGATCAACAACGCCGGCGCGCCGGGCCGGGGCACCCCGCCCGCGCAGGCGACGGCCGAGGAGATCCACGCCGTCTACGACACCAACGTGTACGGCCCCATCAGGGTCACCAACGCCTTCCTGCCGTTGTTGCAGGCGGCGGAGAACCCGCGCGTGGTGATGGTGTCGAGCGCCGTCGGCGCCTTCTCCGTCGTGACCGATCCCCGGCAGGCCGCCTCGCAGTTCCACGAGCTCGCCTACACCTCGTCCAAGACGGCGCTCAACATGGTCACCCTCCGGTACGCCCAGGCGCTGCCGGACATCAAGTTCAACCTCGCCACACCCGGCGAGGTCGCCAACCGCAAGTTCGCCGCCACCGACATGAACAACCACACCGGCGAGCTGACGGTCACCGAGGGCACCGACTCGATCGTCAGGCTGGCCACGCTCGGCCCCGACGGGCCGACCGGCCTCTTCGTCGACCGCCTCGGCCCCATAGCCTGGTAG